The following is a genomic window from Cryptococcus decagattii chromosome 2, complete sequence.
GCTTTTTCCGAAATTGGAAAAGCATAATACAGTATAGCATTGTGTGTATACGTTGTGACGATTCATGAATACACAATATCGAATGGAATCTGGAGGTGACGAGATTGTGGAGTACTCTGTAATCTAATCTTGGTAAATGGTGTAGAATTAATGCACTATTATGAATTACAAAGTAAATGCAAGCtattgatgatgatgtatTCATGCAAGTTATTAGGTAGCGTACCATGTTACCGCACTATTAATATGATAGGAGAGGTGAAGGATCGTTGAAACCTCAAGGAGGGTTGCCTGGTaatgggaaggaggaaaaaaacACCGATGTCCGAGGCAAATTGAAGGATCTCAAACTGTTGCCACGGATGGATAATGATGGAGTCAGTAAGGGGGGTAAtaattttctttttttggaCGCTTTCGGCCATATCCGATAGGACGAGAGACGAGAATCAAACTTATTACTGCATGTCAGCAGATTTAGTGATGTCCCCTTTTCCATTTCactttccatctccatccctTATTTAGCGAGCCATGGACGCAAAACTGCTTGCGTCCCAGTCTTCCATAATGACCCTCGTGAATCTCTCTGATAATCTTGGTCCAGAGCGAGAGTCTGCTTCAGCGGGCGCCAAAGACAACACTGGCTCTTCTATCCCGCCGACAACATCCCGTCCTTCGGACATGGCCGATTATTCTATGACTCCATTTCAAACTTTGCGGTCAGAAGTGCAGGCCCCAACACAAGGTGCTCCGTTAGTAAGAGCATCAACAAGCGGAAGTTACCATGCCCAGAATGCGCTAAGACGAATGACCACGCATGAAACAGGCGAGTTTGTGGAAGATCATGATGGACAAGCGACGGATGACGGGCTGCATACTCATCATGAAGAGCACGAGTATGGACATGAAGAGAGTGATTTTAATTCTCAAAGACATGCAGAACAAAGTCACAAGACTGTTCGTTCGGGAGAACGGGAAGAAGGCAATCGAGAgcaaggaaaggatgaagaagccaaaATCGAGAGTGAAAAGTCTgggcagaagaagaaatttGAGCTACAAGATCAGACGAATCTATTACCGACCAAGCAAGTTATATTTGTTTTTGTCGGATTAACTTGTGCTTTGTTTTGCTCTCTACTCGATCAAACCATGTGAGTTTTGCTTCCATACGTGTCTTACGCATGCTGACGACGATCACTAGCGTGACCACTGCTTTGCCGACTTTGGGCCAAGTATTTGGAAGGGCAGATATTAGTCCTTGGGTCGGAACGGCCTATCTATTGACATCAACGGTAAAGCCGTTATAGTAATTTCTGCTCCTCCGACACTAACCAGTTTCTTTCCAGGCGACTCAACCGATCTATGGGAGATTATCAGACATCTTTGGCCGAAAGTTCACTCTTCTGGGCTGCTTGTTCATATTTCTGATGGGTTCTCTAGCTTGTGCTCTTGCTCAGGTAGGTCCGATCAACGGTAAATGGCGTCCTAGCTGATCCGCTTGCAAGACCATGATCCAGTTGATTATATTTCGAGCAATACAAGGCTtgggaggtggtggaaTATTGACACTAGCAATGATTATCAGTGCGTATAGTTGTGAACGCCTGTCATGGTAGACGTTGTTGCTGAAgattttttttcttcttttttttttagtTTCCGATGTTGTTTCTTTGAAAGAAAGGGGAAAGTACCAAGGTATCACTGGGTGCGTAGTTGCCCTTGCCAACTCTTGCGGCCCTATAGTTGGCGGAGCATTCACAGAAAGGGCCTCTTGGAGATGGTGTTTTGTAAGTCTGCTTGAAAACTTTGTTAAGACCTTGCTGATACCTAATAGTATATAAATCTTCCCCTGACATCTATATCCATGATCATAAttgtcttcctccttccgcTGCGCCGTGTTCGCGGCTCAATGATCGCCAAGATTAAGAAACTCGATTTCTACGGATCTATCCTTACGCTGGCGTGGGCCGCACCGTTTCTCATTGCTCTATCTTGGGCGGGAAGTCAGTATCCATGGGATAGCGCGGCGGTATTGGCCCCACTGTTGGTGGGTCTGGCATTGTTGGGGGTGTTCATATATGTGGAGGCCAAGATGGTGAGCCTGCCGCTTGTCCCGATGCACATCTTCAAGAATATCTCGGTCTGCGCTTGCTTTTTCACCACCTTTATGAACGGATTGAGCTTTTATGCCACTCTCTATGTGAGCTACCTTTTCTCATTCCTTTCTGCGTCTtcgacttcttctccgAAGCATTCAAAAAAAAACGCGTGATTAATATGGAACATTCACAGTACCTACCGCAATACTTTCAGATCGTCCGGGGGGCGTCTGCAATCAGGTCGGGTGTTTTGACCCTACCGCTCATGCTGGTTCAAACAGTCACCTCATTCACGTCTGGTTATGTCCAATCCAAAACGGGTGACTACTGGTGGAACCTCGTTGCAGGATTCACCATCTGGACGATCGGTCTCGGCCTGCTATCGTCCATTACGCCTACGACGAGTATTGCCGAGTTGTCAGGTTATCAGGTTATTGTCGGCGTCGGTGCTGGTCAGACTTTCCAGACGAGTTTGATAGCTATCCAAGCGAGtgtggagaggaaggataTGGCAACTGCGACGGGTCTTCGAAATTTTCTTCGTCAGATGGGTGGGACGATTGCGCTCGCGGCGTGCAACTCGATTGTCAATAATTGCGTGAGACGTAACCTTTCAGGGGTTTTGTCTGGAACAGCCTATCAGGCAATCCTGGAAGATCCTACGAGGGCGATGAGTTTGGGCCTGTCCGCGTCAGAATTGAGTGCTGTGACAGATGCGTATTGTGAGTTGAGCGGTTCAGGCATCGATGGATACGTAAAATGGAGTATACGATTTTGCTGACGGGGTCGACGACGTGAACGTAGCACGGGGCATCAACCAAGTTTTTTGGTTTTGTGCGCCATGCGTGGGGATCTGTGTACCGATAACGATATTCTTGATTAAAAAAGTAACATTGAACCGAAGCGACGACGCTGCGAAAAAGGCCGAGGCAAAGGCGTGGGTGGAGAGTAAGAAAGCCAAACGGGCAAAGAAGCAAAAGGGGAGTGAAGAGACGGTGGTGGACAGTGGGGCATCGATGGCAACAactggggaagaagaagaaacgCGTGATGGAcggaaaggaagagagcaGTGATGAATGATCCATCTAGATTTTTGGTTATATACTTGTGTGTTGTTACTATGCATATGATACTTCTACAGCTAAGCCTCCGTCTCCTTTTCCGTAATCTCGATCTCGTCTCCGACTGCCCATCTTCTCATACCAATGACCTTGAGCACGACGCCCCGTTCCTTGCCCCACTCTGCCAAAACATCTCTCACACTTCTGGAATCTCCATTGAACATCATGAAGGGCTGTTCCATCAAaacttcttcgtcctctaCCGCCCTATCGCCTCTGTCAATGACCTTTGTTGGGAAACCGACGACTTGCCTGGCGACTGTTCGTGCCAAGGATTCGGTGGACTTTTCGAGGGCATCGCCTCCGGGGCCGTGGATGATGGAAGCAATCGGTTTTTCACCGTCGGCACTGGTCACGGAAAGGACGACGATACCACCAACCTTGCCTTCTTTATCTGTGAGGCCGCCATGGGCGTAGCCGCCTGGGACGAATCTGACGTCGGGGCTGGAAGGGAAGGGGGCGGCAAAGGAGACTGCTCTGAGGAGCTTGAGGTTTTCGCCTGTTTGCGCAAGGGAAGAAAGCAAGCTCTGCTTGACGGTGGTAGGTTCAGAGGTGGGGagaggggaaagagagcCGTCTGTGGTGCCGGCGGCcggaagagagatgagggGTGCGGACAAGAGGGATTCTATAGGGAAGTCGAGGATGGGGTCGGAGAGgtaggaggaagaggtgatCTGCGGCGTCTCGTGGTCGCCGGGGACGTCGAGGAAGGCGGTGGTCTCCGCGGCGCCCCTTGCGGTGTCTAAAAAGACTTGATTTCTGGCCACAAAGTCCGTTTCGCAGGCAAGATGGATCATGCCTACTCTCTTGCCGCcgaggagggagatggcGATGAGCCCCTCATTCGTGTCTCTGCCGGAGACCTTTgctgccttcttctccgccGAGGCGGAGGCGGAGGCGGAGGTGCGGAGATAGTCTAGCGCGGCGGCAAGATCGAGGTTGGTGCGCTCGAGGGCCTCGCGGGCCTGGGCGAGGGGGACCGGGTGCTGCTTTCGGAGTGCGGCGATCAGAGAGACGGGCACCTTTTGGGGCGCCGCGGCCGGAGTTGCGAGAGAACGGAGGGGCGGAATTGAGGCCCGGAGAGGCAGCCGGTGGGGCAGCCCGAGTGCACGAGGGGCGGCGGAAAAAAAGGCCATTTTGTATGGaggtgaggaggagagagaggcTTTTGACTTTTGGAAAAAAGTCCACAAGTTGCCGGCGCGGAGTTTTTATCCGAGCACCCACTTTGCGAATGTTTGTACAATCTCTCCGCCGATAATAATTTCGCTTCCACGAGAGATTTGTCTCCCACCGCCTCCATGCCGCAAGTCACCGTACACCGCGCCAACTCGCCCATAGTCTGGCACGGGAAGCTCAGTGCGTACTCtgctcttccatctccgccCGTTTTGCTCCCGCTCACCCACCGCAGAGCAGCATAGGTCTCTCGCAGAATGGGTCGCCAAACTCGCTCCCCGTCTCCAGCTCGACACCTCACCACAGCAGCTCCGCATAGCACATGTCCGAGACGGCGGCCGCGAGGTAGACATATGGGATGGTAAGCCCCAAGCTCACCCACGCAGTAGCTGATCCCGAGCAGACTATGACTTTGACGCCTTCAAATCCAGAGCGGCAGCCCAGTCGACCCCGCTCGTTGTCAAGGTCTATCCCCCGGGCGCCAGTAGCGAGCCCGGAACCCAGTCTACTTCCACCATCGCTACCACGCCGGCCAGGAAACCTCGCAAGAAGACGGCGACGTCCGATGACCAGCCAGCACTCGGCACACCGACGTCCACCAAAAAGGACAAGGGAAAGAGCAAGACTACTCCTCAATCGCAGGACCTGCCAGCGCCCGTACTCCAGCCTCAACAGCCTTCCACACCGACCGCTGCGCCCAAACCCAAGAAACGCAAGCGGGACTCCACGTCGTCCGCCGCCGAATCTTTTCCCACGCGCGCTACTCCTGGGCAATCGACATCCGCCGACCGGGGCCCTGAAAGCACGTCGCCCCAGCAGCccaagaaaaaaaggaagcGGGGAACAAGGTCGGATGCCGCTTTagctcctgctcctgcaCAATCCCCAGCAAACTCGTCTACCCCTGCCATCGCCGGCCCGTCTCAGCCTTTCACATTCAGTTTCCCGTTACAAGGATCTGCAGCATTCATCAATCGATATAAACCTGCCAAACCTAGTCCCCTGGGTAGGATCGACGATCCTCTGGCTTCGGCCAGCCAAACTGCCTCAATTTCTTCACCCGTGGCCAAAGAACCCCTACAGCCTATGAGTGAATCTGGGAAAAAGAGCAGAAAGCCccgaaagagaaaagaaaaaaaggatgagGGCGTGGGAGATGTGCCTGCGTCTCCGGCTGCTTCCTCAGTTGCGCCCAGTCCCGCACCATCATCGAGtaaaaagcaaaaaggTAGACCTAGTGTGACCGAAGAAATTATGAGGAAGCAGAGAGAAAAGATGGCAGCTGAAGAGGCCAAGAAACAAACCGAAAACACGGAAAAGACAAACGGCAAGGgcaaaaggaaagaaaaagctATCGAGAGACCGGCTGTCACCCCAGCCGCCTCTATTCCTACCCCCGTAACACCTTTCAAGGAGTCGACCCAGCCAGCTGCACCTGAACTGCTTTCGACACAAAGTCCTTTGGCCCAAACCAAAAAAGCAAGCAGTCCCAAGACTCCCAAGGTCAACAGGGCCTTGGAAATAATGAGATTGTTTAGGGAAAAGCAAGCTGCAGAAGCAGCTGCAAAAGGTAAAAAGATATTCTTATCCATGAAGAAAGTTTACATACGCTAACTTTCCATCATTACCAGCCGCTGCTGAATCCGTCCCTCCTGCTGTCCAAGCGATTCAGCCTGAACCGCCTTCAGCCCCTTCTACCCAGCAGCCATCTGCTGAGAATCTCCCTTGTACGCCTGCGAGCCCAGCACCTGCGTTGGAGCCCAAAAAGTCCTCATCGGCCAAATCAAAAGTGGCTGCTCGACCTAGTGTAACTTTGGAAATAATGAGGAAAcagagagagaagatggctGCTGCAGAGGCTGAAGCCGCTAACAATgcggaagaggaaaatgCTGGAGAAGCCATGGATGTCGACCAGCCTCGGGAAAATGTCCATATCCAGCCAGTTGGACAATCCCCCAAGCAGGGTCAAGCTGCGCAGACTACCTCGACTAACCCCCAGATAGAGCCCAAGTCAGTGGCACCACCGCCTCCCTCCTCTCACGGATTTACCGCAGCTCCTCAAACGCCCTCTCAGACATTAGCTCAGTCTTCTCAGCCTTCCAACTCGAGCTCTGCCACGAAAAAGTCCAAATCTGGACGGCCGAGCATAACATCAGAGATAATGAGGAAACAGAGAGAAGCAATGGCTCAGCaagcagagaaggagaaggaacgAGAAGAACAACCCGAGACACGGAACGATGGGAATAAGGAGGGTGAGCAGCTATCAATGACTAGATTTGTTTTTGTAAAGCTGATATCCAACCGCAACAGCGTCTCAAACGACTTTTACTAAACCCGCGCAACCTCAGTGTTTGATTTGCCATGgttcttctcatcctcaaaaGGACTGTCCAGTCGTCAAAGCTGGTGTGCCCCGTCTCCAGCAGGTCTTGCTTGAgcggaaagaggaagatgagagcCCAGAAGCCGCAGTGGCAGCTATCGAGATGTGGATCGACCGGTTGGGCAGAGTAACGAGTGCCCTCATGGGAACGCCTGCAACcaagggcaaaggaaaGCAATCATCTGGCCTCACAGCAAAGGCAAAACAGgcaccttcttccccagCTGCCATCCCTCCTCCCGGTCCAGCTATCGAGACCGAGTCATCCGCATCTGAATCTTCCaaatctccttctccccctcctccgAAAGCCCCTAGCCCCCCGGTACCTACGTTTCCTCCCATTTATCATAAAGCACTCTCTAGAAAGGCTGGGTCCACGTCGGGACTCAGTGTTTCTGACGCGGTGATTGAAACGGGCAGCTCAGCATCCGAGTCgagtgaagatgaggacgGGTCGCTTGAATCTGGATCTGGATCTGGGTCAGAGAGCGAGTCAGAGAGCGAAAGCTCGGTTTCTGATAAGGGCCGCAACGCCATGTCACGATCTCGTTcaacatccatctcttcttccacttcatcgtcttccccatcacctcctccccctgATCTCTCCATGCTTGATCCTCAAGCTGCGCTGCGTCATTTCCTGACTGCCCCACTCTCCCAAAAACAACGACGTGCGGCTCGTGACTCTGCCGCTCACATGCAAGCCGTCGACACGCACGACGtggaagttgaagaagcgTCCGAAGTCGAATCCGACGAAGACAAGATGAATACGTCGTTTTCAAGAAACAGGATGGACGACGAGGAGAGTTTAGTGGGTGAGTTTGAAGACGAcgaaaaggaggaggatgagctGGAGGATGTTGAAGAACCGGGGGATGAACCCCCGGCTTTATCTCAAGTTCGCCAGTCCGATGATGAGATGCAAGTGGATATGGAAGAATCTCAGTCTATGCTTGAACAGCAGGAATCTGAGCTTCAACCCAAATCTGGAcaggaggagaaagaaacCGGCATAGACGTCACAGAAACCGAAGCCGAGCCTATGGATGTCGACGAACAGCAGCAAAGCCCTCTGGAAATCACGCAGTCTCCGTCGGCTTCCTCCCAGCTTTCATTCCATGAAGGGTCCAGACAGTCCTTCAATGACTTGGCAGCTTTGGCTAGTCCATCCGCCCAGCATCATGAGCTTCCTGGGGACGCCGCAGTGCGCGAAGCGATTGCCGAGGACGAGGCCCTGGTTCGAAATGCGATGAGACAAGATGATGACGTTCTCTCAAAGCAAGGTCTTCCAGACGGAGTCCAGGAACCTGTCGTCATGCAACAACTCATGTCACCCCCGTCGTCGGTGGCGGATCGCGAAGACGAAATAGAGCCCTTACCTGCTACTCAGCTGGTGCAGCGATTCGACGACGACGAAGGACAAGGGGACGCCACCCCTATTGCTAGGTCTAAGGCTCCCGTTAGGAGAAGTACTCGCCAAGCATCAAGACAGCCTTCTGTCGCCAGAGACGATATTCCGTCATCACAACCTTCGACTAGTCAGCTTGCGCCCCCGCCTCTCTCCCCTCCTCGCCGGCGCCTGAGATCGGCCTCGCGTGAACTTGCACCAGCCTCCGAGCCTTCTCGCACGAGGATGACCCGGTCATCTTCTCAGCAACATATTgtcccttcttctccccagGTGCCTATAAGGCGAAGTACGCGACGAACGGTGTCATCCCAGTCCAATATCTCGCAGCCATCGTCTTCTCAAGTCGAACCCTCTTCCCCAGTTCAGTTGCATGCCACTCTCGCGCCCGCTACGCTGAGACGATCATCGCGAAGACAAACAACCCCACTAAGATCTTCCCAAGTCGATGAGCTTGATCCTTCCTCTCCGCCTCCAGCGACTCAGCAGCCCGTCGAAAAGTCTCCGCTCTTTATCCCCGAAATGCAGCTGCAATATAGCCAGTCGCAGTCTTCTCAGAGTCAGTCTCTCAATCCTCAGCGGTTCTGGGGGGTTTCtggtgaggaagaaaatCCCTTATTCTTGTCCCAAGGATCGCAGATCCCCCAGACCCAAGCTTATAACCTTTACCCTAATATCGATTCCTCATCGGATGTGGGCGAGACTCCTCGGGGGCCGAAGATTGGCTTCGAGGGATCATCACCGTCCAACGACAAACAGGgcgaaggaaagagagcgAATTTGCTGAGCATTTCTAGCCCGAttttggaagaggacgaagaggagcaAAATGAGTTGGCCGATACGGAGAAACATGAACAAACATCTGAACTGGGAGCTGACGAGCACGATGATAAGTCAGTGGACGCCTCAGAAGTGTCCTCAGACGACGAAGAGTCATCATTATCTATTCCCATTTCTAGATCACAGCCTATATATCCGTCTCTCCCCCGCTCATCtgtttccttttcccaacCTGTCCCAGCTCCTCAGTTAAGCGGGTTTCCAACTTTATCCAGTCTCCCTCGCGAGGCTCTACGGCGCATGAAGTCTACTTTTGGGTTCTCAACTTCTCAGCCTGAAAACAGCAAAGAAAAGACAAGCAGGCATATGAACGGTGCGGGCGATGAGAGTGAGTCAGAGACCAGCGGGGATTCTAGTGATGAAGAACCAGCGTCGTTGAGAGGGAGATTTGCTGGGACGAGAACTcgaaagatgaagaatcAGGGTGCAGTGAAGGGATGGTAGACGTCGGACCTTAGTCGATTAGCGCATATATAATGTATCTTGGGATTTATGTGACACATGCATCAATGAGATGCTTTGGAAGTATAATTATTTTGTCCTTTCCTGATTATTGGTGTATCGCCAAACGCCGTCATGGCTTGGTTGTTGTGTATCTTCACTCAATGCCTCTATCACACTTCTTTCTTAATTGCAAGCATGGGGAGCTGTGATCCGTTTCCAATTTCAGTCACCATTTTATGCATGATAATCACGATCACCTTCAACCATTCTCAGTCTAGGACCAATTATTAAAATCATGGCACTCTCTCCTCAATGTTGTCCATATGCCTCAAAAGCTTAGAAGTCTTTTGCAACACGTCATACAACCATTCTGCACCGCGCATGAATTCTTCTCTACTCATTCTTGGAATCGGGGACTTGCGTCCTGAACCGTTTTGACCTCCGGCGCGGCCATAGCCTGAGTAAGAGTCAAATGTATGGGTACTTGAACGAAGCTCCTGAGATTGGAGATATCTGCCGTATCTGAGGGCAGGGTGATCCTTTTCAAGATTGATCGTTCTTGGTTCCCGCGGACCTCCttggaagagaggagaagatcTGGTAAGTTTCGGGAAACGAACCTCTGTTTCCTCAGCCTCACGTCTCCCACCTTCTGTGTTCCTGTTTACTTGTCGGCCTCTTGGGTA
Proteins encoded in this region:
- a CDS encoding elongation factor Ts, mitochondrial, which translates into the protein MAFFSAAPRALGLPHRLPLRASIPPLRSLATPAAAPQKVPVSLIAALRKQHPVPLAQAREALERTNLDLAAALDYLRTSASASASAEKKAAKVSGRDTNEGLIAISLLGGKRVGMIHLACETDFVARNQVFLDTARGAAETTAFLDVPGDHETPQITSSSYLSDPILDFPIESLLSAPLISLPAAGTTDGSLSPLPTSEPTTVKQSLLSSLAQTGENLKLLRAVSFAAPFPSSPDVRFVPGGYAHGGLTDKEGKVGGIVVLSVTSADGEKPIASIIHGPGGDALEKSTESLARTVARQVVGFPTKVIDRGDRAVEDEEVLMEQPFMMFNGDSRSVRDVLAEWGKERGVVLKVIGMRRWAVGDEIEITEKETEA